A genomic window from Aethina tumida isolate Nest 87 chromosome 4, icAetTumi1.1, whole genome shotgun sequence includes:
- the LOC109594200 gene encoding dedicator of cytokinesis protein 7 isoform X2: MASTQRAFTQKLSKHNAADVRRNVASHKSGLLSPSSTSSWSNADVAEPLDFEEFLGQYQTTIDREPLRHILDVPQGDVEVDVIERPIRTLKPIIPEEKIETLPPHVQACVECYRSNWNVVRYNHRSLSSSVSSRSNLSKTLEPSPKQEFEVDFQATPSEANSEIDLSSAPSSSRHSVASIGSVSSCGDTLTPRNSWASLDLRHSAGDQLINDILEQSAPEAIDQLNESRRQNDRQDALFALCPQTTDLEMGEPVEKRLPANIPFEYLGHRVLVKCQQLTMELEVEPLFASMALYDCKERKKVSETFHFDLNPESLKRMLGSHVPYSDTSTLARGCVFNISHPSPDLFIVIRIEKVLQGDINECIEPYLKDDKNRDKLKSNAVSVCERLGKYRQPFAWTAINLINVINDGNSMERDLDKESTGSGSNTNSLDRKSTGSSLEQLRRRAADMGTLTRRGSLERRIEKRRSWSPDHLATSLDSFRPITLTMSSFFKQECEKLRDDDLYKCLQELKKPAILLKKLKQIPATLKLEICPCPIEVKNCLTPELSKLHPYPDEKSRPLKELLEFPVKEILVPHYTYRNLLYVSPKELNFSNRTGSARNLTVKVQLMAGEGDHHALYNIYGKSSSPETTNEAYSTVTYHNKCPSFYDEIKMKLPAALADNHHLLFTFYHISCQKKLEQSSVDTPVGYTWLPLLRDGRLVTGDFCLPIMLEPPMPNYSYIPPDVCLPGTKWLDNHKGLFTVTLETASSVHTQDNSLERFLTAYDVVHSGVIPARLGESGSENELRSAMAGLSGARPELIVRHLPLIFDIIIQLLVQPPRISGHTLNIGHNCFEALCILLENISNLQELQVDQHHRNALLATYIQYQCNLPHPLCSSNQSSPDWEGGSGLARSSSNPDLEIAHLQHARGLDRAASMRVPGDQTSPNISPCQRVVHQELVLQWVVSSGRIRDMAMQNAWFLFELINKSMVEHLARTNNLDSSRKNRFPDHFMEDITTLVQNVTGEIIAHSTGETRKAHKLNAALAFFCFDLLSIADRGFVFSLIRSYNKQLHVKIAAIHESVLIELKLEFARILCSHEHYVALNLPFASPFMSTGASVSPSPSVTSSTSQNSFLSGPPASQERAAIFAELSPEYKQHHYLAGLVLSDLATVLLEMNFPSLHSKAVDTVKSLLSWHDGDPRYVSPEARRRVAALYLPLLAIAMDVLPLLHHFAVDKTDRYNDSGISSNIDQTVALAISGNVTQGNVDSFAPLPARKNAISADVTRNLLTCVLWVLKNLERESLTQWLGELSSSRLATLLHLLDACTSCFEYRPRRRAPPPSGYAHAQVAQDMRSRLEDVILGQGSAREMMQRRKGGTPQAAVEKLRWRKEQMTYRHGTDQVDRPRDDLINDIHLEGHLATEASFIILDTLERCVATVAQCDSQQHLVGLALTVLLHALGKNQSTTVLPHMFASQRSLVFKFHSALFDEESSHCADLCLLLLKHCGSQIASVRSQAAASLYLLMRQTFQIGNNFARVKMQVTMSLSSLVGTSSSFSDDSLRRSLKTILEYGERDSELQETTFPEQVRDLVFNLHMILSDTVKMKEFQEDPEMLLDLMFRIAKGYQNSPDLRLTWLANMAQKHMERGNHCEAGMCLVHSAALVAEYLVMLESLPHLPVGAAALERVSPNVLEESAVSDDVLSPETEGGCLGLHFTEGGLLGLLEHAASSFHAAAMYEPMNDIYRVLIPIAENNRDFKKLANIHGKLHDAYTRIDQLHGKRMFGTYFRVGFYGSKFGDLHEQEFIYKEPTLTKLPEIFSRLENFYAERFGPDNVIIIKDSNTVDTSSLDSEKAYIQITYVEPYFEQYELRYRQTHFDRNFNIKRFVYATPFTMTGKAHGELRDQYKRKTILTTAVHFPYVKTRIQVVHRTQITLTPIEVAIEDIQKKTLELATATNQEPPDPKILQMVLQGCIGTTVNQGPLEMATTFLPSDGKTLTKHQNKLRLCFKDFSKKCQDALKKNKNLIGPDQRDYQRELDRNYKRFIEKLQPLVNPQTNITITNTSPHKYSSESTALKW, translated from the exons ATGGCGTCCACACAAAGGGCgtttacacaaaaattatcaaa acatAATGCCGCCGACGTGCGACGAAATGTGGCCAGCCATAAAAGTGGCTTGTTGTCTCCCTCATCCACTTCT AGCTGGTCAAATGCAGATGTGGCCGAACCGTTAGATTTTGAAGAGTTCTTGGGCCAGTATCAAACAACAATAGACAGGGAACCTTTAAGACATATTTTAGACGTACCTCAAGGTGATGTTGAAGTAGATGTTATAGAGAGACCCATTAGAACTTTAAAACCAATAATtcctgaagaaaaaat TGAAACACTACCACCACATGTTCAAGCTTGTGTTGAATGCTATAGGTCTAATTGGAATGTTGTCAGATACAATCACAGATCATTAAGTAGCAGTGTTTCAAGCAGATCAAATCTCTCTAAAACATTAGAACCTAGTCCAAAACAAGAGTTTGAGGTTGATTTTCAAGCCACACCATCTGAAGCCAACAGTGAAATAG aTCTTTCATCTGCACCCAGTAGTAGTAGACATAGTGTGGCATCAATTGGGTCTGTGTCATCATGTGGTGATACTTTGACACCTAGGAATTCATGGGCTTCTTTAGATCTGAGACATTCAGCAGGAGATCAATTAATCAATGATATACTAGAGCAGTCAGCTCCAGAAGCAATAGACCAGCTTAATGAAAGTAGGAGACAAAATGATAGGCAAGATGCTTTATTTGCTTTGTGCCCACAGACCACAGATTTGGAAATGGGAGAACCTGTTGAGAAGAGGCTTCCTGCTAATATTCCTTTTGAATATTTGGGACATAGGGTTTTGGTGAAATGTCAACAATtaac CATGGAATTGGAGGTTGAACCTTTGTTTGCCTCAATGGCTTTGTATGATTGCAAGGAGAGAAAGAAAGTGTCTGAAACTTtccattttgatttaaatccAGAGAGTTTGAAAAGAATGTTAGGTAGCCATGTGCCTTATTCTGATACCAGCACTTTGGCAAGAGGTTGTGTGTTTAATATCTCACATCCTTCTCCTGACTTATTTATTGTCATTAGGATTGAAAAGGTTTTGCAGGGTGACATCAATGAATGTATTGAACCTTATTTGAAGGATGACAAA AATCGTGATAAACTAAAATCTAATGCAGTGTCAGTGTGTGAGAGATTGGGAAAATACAGACAACCATTTGCTTGGACagctataaatttaataaatgtaataaacgaTGGTAATTCTATGGAAAGGGATTTAGATAAGGAATCCACTGGTTCAGGATCAAATACCAACAGTTTAG ATCGAAAATCAACTGGAAGCAGTTTAGAACAGCTCCGTAGACGGGCTGCTGACATGGGCACCCTAACGCGCAGAGGATCACTGGAGAGGCGCATCGAAAAACGACGATCATGGTCTCCTGACCACTTGGCTACAAGTCTCGATTCGTTCAGGCCGATAACCTTAACAATGTCCAGCTTTTTCAAACAAGAGTGCGAAAAGTTACGAGACGATGACTTGTATAAATGCCTGCAAGAGTTGAAAAAACCGGCAATCCtgttaaagaaactaaaacaaattcCTGCAACattgaaattagaaatttgCCCATGTCCCATTGAGGTGAAGAACTGTCTGACCCCAGAATTGTCGAAACTTCATCCATATCCTGATGAGAAAAGCCGACCTTTGAAAGAACTACTCGAGTTTCccgttaaagaaattttagttcCCCATTACACATACAGAAATCTATTGTATGTCAGTCCCAAGGAGTTAAATTTCTCAAATCGCACGGGATCTGCGAGAAATTTAACAGTGAAAGTGCAGCTGATGGCTGGTGAGGGTGATCATCATGCCCTGTACAACATTTACGGAAAATCTAGTTCACCGGAAACAACGAACGAAGCTTACAGCACTGTAACTTATCACAATAAATGTCCTAGTTTTtatgatgaaataaaaatgaaattaccaGCTGCTTTGGCTGATAATCACCACTTACTTTTCACTTTTTATCATATATCTTGTCAGAAGAAACTTGAACAATCTTCAGTTGATACACCAGTAGGGTATACT TGGTTGCCATTACTGAGGGATGGGCGTTTGGTCACTGGAGATTTTTGCTTACCAATAATGCTGGAACCACCAATGCCAAATTACAGTTATATACCACCAGATGTTTGTTTGCCAGGCACCAAATGGCTAGACAATCATAAAGGTCTGTTCACTGTGACTCTAGAAACCGCATCGTCCGTACACACACAGGATAACTCCTTAGAAAGATTCCTTACTGCATACGATGTCGTGCATTCAGGTGTTATACCTGCACGATTGGGAGAAAGCGGATCGGAAAATGAACTGAG GTCGGCTATGGCGGGTTTGTCTGGTGCAAGACCTGAGCTTATAGTGCGTCATTTGCCTTTGATATTTGACATTATTATCCAACTGCTGGTTCAGCCTCCTCGGATTTCCGGTCATACCCTTAACATTGGTCATAACTGCTTTGAAGCCTTATGTATTCTTTTGGAAAACATTTCg aatctGCAAGAGTTACAAGTTGATCAGCATCATAGAAATGCTTTGTTGGCAACCTATATTCAGTATCAGTGTAACCTTCCTCATCCGCTTTGCAGTAGTAATCAGAGTTCCCCAGATTGGGAAG GTGGATCTGGATTAGCTAGGAGCAGTTCCAATCCGGACTTAGAAATCGCCCACCTTCAACATGCGCGAGGTTTGGACCGTGCAGCTAGTATGCGTGTGCCCGGCGATCAAACGAGTCCCAACATTAGCCCATGCCAAAGGGTGGTGCATCAAGAGCTGGTCCTGCAGTGGGTAGTATCAAGTGGTAGAATAAGGGACATGGCTATGCAAAACGCCTGGTTTTTGTTCGAACTAATCAACAAAAGCATGGTCGAGCATCTAGCCAGAACTAATAACTTGGACTCCTCCAGAAAAAATCGATTCCCCGACCATTTTATGGAGGACATAACCACTCTCGTTCAAAATGTTACTGGAGAGATTATAGCACACTCAACTGGTGAAACCAGAAAAGCACACAAGTTAAACGCGGCTTTGGCTTTCTTCTGTTTTGATTTGCTATCTATAGCTGATAGAGGATTCGTTTTCAGTTTAATTCGTTCCTACAACAAGCAACTTCATGTTAAAATAGCTGCGATTCACGAATCTGTACTCATAGAGTTAAAACTAGAGTTCGCACGTATTTTGTGCAGCCATGAACATTATGTAGCCCTGAACTTACCCTTTGCATCTCCATTTATGTCCACTGGCGCAAGTGTATCTCCAAGTCCCAGTGTTACAAGCTCTACTAGTCAGAACAGCTTCCTGTCGGGACCGCCTGCTAGTCAAGAAAGAGCCGCCATTTTCGCCGAGTTGTCGCCAgagtataaacaacatcattATCTCGCCGGATTAGTTCTTTCAGATTTAGCCACAGTTTTACTGGAAATGAACTTCCCTTCATTACATAGTAAAGCGGTGGATACTGTGAAGTCGTTGTTGTCTTGGCATGACGGCGACCCAAGGTATGTCTCTCCTGAGGCTAGAAGAAGAGTGGCAGCTTTATATTTGCCTTTATTAGCTATTGCTATGGATGTGCTGCCTTTACTTCATCATTTTGCTGTAGACAAAACTGACAG GTACAATGATAGCGGCATTTCGTCCAACATTGATCAAACTGTGGCTTTAGCAATTTCCGGCAATGTAACCCAAGGAAATGTCGACTCGTTTGCACcg CTTCCTGCGAGAAAGAACGCTATATCAGCGGACGTCACCAGAAACTTGCTTACTTGCGTGCTTTGGGTGTTAAAAAATCTTGAGCGTGAGTCTCTAACCCAATGGTTGGGTGAACTGAGTTCTTCAAGATTGGCAACTCTTTTGCATCTGTTGGACGCTTGTACTAGCTGCTTCGAGTACAGACCCAGGAGGAGAGCTCCTCCACCGTCGGGATACGCTCATGCTCAAGTCGCCCAAGATATGCGTTCGCGTTTAGAGGATGTCATATTGGGGCAGGGATCCGCCAGGGAAATGATGCAAAGAAGAAAAG GTGGTACTCCCCAAGCTGCGGTTGAAAAGCTTCGCTGGCGCAAGGAACAGATGACCTACCGTCATGGTACAGATCAAGTGGATCGTCCGAGGGACGATTTGATCAACGACATTCATTTGGAGGGCCACTTGGCAACTGAAGCTTCGTTCATCATACTCGACACGTTGGAAAGATGTGTTGCCACTGTTGCGCAATGCGATTCCCAACAACATCTGGTCGGACTGGCGTTAACCGTTTTATTGCATGCTTTAGGCAAGAATCAAAGTACTACGGTTCTACCTCACATGTTTGCATCGCAACGAAGCTTAGTTTTTAAG TTTCACAGTGCCTTGTTTGATGAAGAGAGCAGTCACTGTGCTGATCTGTGCCTTCTCTTGTTGAAACATTGTGGTTCCCAAATTGCTTCAGTCAGATCACAAGCTGCTGCCTCGCTCTATCTGTTGATGAGACAAACATTCCAAATTGgcaat aattttgcAAGAGTAAAAATGCAAGTGACAATGTCTTTGAGTAGTCTAGTCGGTACTTCGTCGTCATTCAGCGACGATTCGTTAAGAAGGTCACTGAAGACTATTCTGGAATACGGCGAAAGAGACTCCGAATTGCAAGAAACAACATTCCCCGAACAAGTTCGTGATTTAGTATTCAATCTGCACATGATCCTTTCCGACACTGTAAAGATGAAAGAGTTCCAAGAAGATCCGGAGATGCTCTTGGACTTGATGTTCCGTATAGCCAAAG gATATCAAAACTCTCCTGATTTGAGATTGACATGGCTGGCGAACATGGCCCAGAAACATATGGAGAGAGGTAATCATTGTGAAGCTGGAATGTGCCTGGTGCATTCCGCCGCCCTTGTAGCGGAGTACTTGGTGATGCTCGAATCACTTCCACATTTACCTGTTGGGGCGGCCGCTTTGGAGAGAGTGAGTCCAAATGTTTTGGAGGAGAGTGCCGTGTCCGACGACGTTTTAAGTCCAGAAACTGAGGGCGGATGTTTAGGATTACATTTTACAGAGGGGGGTTTACTGGGACTGTTGGAGCATGCGGCCAGCAGTTTTCATGCAGCAGCCATGTACGAACCTATGAATGATATTTATAGAGTACTGATTCCTATTGCGGAAAATAACAgagactttaaaaaattggccAACATTCATGG aaaattacacGACGCTTACACTAGAATTGATCAGTTACATGGAAAACGAATGTTTGGTACGTACTTTAGAGTAGGATTTTATGGATCAAAGTTTGGAGATCTTCACGAACaagaatttatatacaaagagCCAACGTTAACAAAACTCCCTGAAATTTTCAGCAGACTTgag aatttctaTGCGGAACGTTTTGGACCAGACAATGTAATAATCATCAAAGATTCAAATACAGTGGACACGTCATCTTTGGATTCTGAAAAAGCATACATTCAAATAACATATGTTGAGCCTTATTTTGAACAATACGAACTGCGATATCGACAAACACACTTTGATAGAAACTTTAACATAA AACGATTCGTTTACGCCACTCCATTTA